In Priestia megaterium NBRC 15308 = ATCC 14581, the following proteins share a genomic window:
- a CDS encoding Gfo/Idh/MocA family protein, which translates to MKKLNVGMIGGGFMGKAHALAYAGMPMFFWPAPAVPQRHTVVDVTEELAKDAAERLGFENYSSDWRKVVEDPEIDIIDIVTPNDSHAEIAIAAAKAGKHIISEKPLARTAAEAKTMLDAVKEAGVKHMVAFNYRRTPAVALAKKYIEEGRIGKILNFRGTYLQDWSADPNSPLSWRFQKERAGSGALGDIGTHVIDFARYLVGDISEVMAIAKTWIGERPIQSGGVDKLGTVKAETDVPKGKVDVDDEFSTLIKFDNGAVGSIEATRNAWGRNNFLTFEIHGEKGSLYFNYERRDELQVCFSDDPSDSRGFRTVYTGPAHPYGEGLWPIPALGIGYGETKIIETYDFLKSIAEDTSVSPDFEDGYQIAVISDAILESAEKGVWVNLTENLVKA; encoded by the coding sequence ATGAAAAAGTTAAACGTAGGTATGATTGGCGGAGGATTTATGGGGAAAGCGCATGCACTTGCTTATGCAGGTATGCCAATGTTTTTTTGGCCGGCACCAGCAGTTCCTCAACGACACACAGTGGTTGATGTGACCGAAGAGTTAGCAAAAGATGCAGCAGAACGTTTAGGATTTGAAAACTATTCATCTGATTGGAGAAAGGTAGTAGAAGATCCTGAAATTGATATTATTGATATTGTAACACCAAATGACTCTCATGCAGAGATTGCCATTGCAGCTGCCAAAGCAGGTAAACATATCATTTCAGAAAAACCGTTAGCACGAACTGCAGCAGAAGCAAAAACAATGCTTGACGCAGTAAAAGAAGCAGGTGTTAAACATATGGTCGCATTTAACTATCGCAGAACACCAGCCGTTGCTCTAGCAAAAAAATATATTGAGGAAGGAAGAATCGGAAAGATTTTAAACTTCCGAGGCACATACCTGCAAGACTGGTCTGCGGATCCTAACTCGCCTTTATCATGGCGCTTCCAAAAAGAGCGAGCTGGTTCAGGTGCATTAGGTGATATCGGAACACATGTGATTGACTTTGCAAGATATCTTGTGGGTGACATTTCAGAAGTAATGGCTATTGCAAAGACATGGATTGGTGAAAGACCGATTCAAAGTGGCGGGGTAGATAAACTAGGAACTGTAAAAGCAGAAACTGATGTACCAAAAGGTAAAGTTGATGTAGACGATGAGTTTTCAACTTTAATTAAATTTGATAACGGCGCAGTTGGAAGCATTGAAGCGACTCGTAATGCCTGGGGTCGCAACAACTTCTTAACATTTGAAATTCACGGAGAGAAAGGTTCATTATACTTTAACTATGAACGCCGTGATGAGCTTCAAGTATGTTTCTCCGATGATCCAAGTGATAGCCGCGGATTCAGAACGGTTTATACAGGACCTGCACATCCATATGGAGAAGGTCTATGGCCAATCCCAGCATTAGGAATTGGGTACGGGGAAACAAAAATTATTGAAACATATGATTTCCTCAAATCAATTGCTGAAGATACAAGCGTATCACCAGATTTTGAAGACGGTTATCAAATCGCCGTTATTTCAGATGCTATCCTTGAATCAGCTGAAAAAGGTGTATGGGTTAATCTTACAGAAAATTTAGTGAAAGCTTAA
- a CDS encoding helix-turn-helix transcriptional regulator — protein sequence MNQFTKVEQEVFARAIDGYSISKIQSLFHTEESTIKNQRKSILKKLNTESMTDAV from the coding sequence ATGAACCAATTTACTAAAGTAGAACAAGAAGTCTTTGCTCGTGCTATTGATGGTTATTCTATTTCAAAAATACAAAGCCTTTTTCATACAGAAGAAAGCACCATTAAAAATCAAAGAAAAAGTATCTTAAAGAAATTGAATACTGAATCGATGACAGACGCTGTTTAG
- a CDS encoding sugar phosphate isomerase/epimerase family protein: MKLGYQTNTWGGVVGHPAGVTSIKDLYYLANGSTEEALKDIAEVGYKGFEMFDGNLMEFKDRKEEFRALLNRYSLDFIGVYTGGNFIFPDILEEELLKIEEVAALASELGAKHLVIGGGAIRANGILESDYTDLGNALNRVVVIAEKYNLIPSYHPHLGTNVEAPDQLDKLMALTTINLCPDTAHIEAGGGNPVEVIKKYADRIKYIHFKDYYNGEFLPLGEGHQKFDQMIQVLDEIGYDEWLTVELDSYNDPKKGAEISFNFLLSFETANKS; encoded by the coding sequence ATGAAACTAGGATATCAGACAAATACGTGGGGCGGGGTAGTAGGGCATCCTGCCGGAGTCACTTCGATAAAAGACCTTTATTACCTTGCAAATGGATCAACAGAAGAAGCTTTAAAGGATATTGCAGAAGTTGGATATAAAGGATTTGAAATGTTTGACGGAAATCTAATGGAATTTAAAGATAGAAAAGAAGAATTTAGAGCATTGCTGAACCGTTACTCTTTAGACTTTATTGGAGTTTACACTGGAGGGAATTTTATTTTTCCAGATATTTTGGAAGAAGAATTATTAAAAATTGAAGAGGTTGCAGCTCTTGCTTCTGAACTAGGAGCGAAGCATCTAGTAATTGGCGGAGGAGCTATCCGTGCGAATGGTATTTTAGAAAGCGATTACACTGATTTAGGCAATGCTCTTAATCGAGTAGTAGTAATTGCAGAGAAATATAATCTTATTCCAAGTTATCACCCGCATTTAGGAACAAACGTAGAGGCCCCAGACCAGCTGGACAAATTAATGGCACTAACAACGATTAATTTATGTCCGGATACAGCGCATATCGAAGCAGGTGGAGGGAATCCGGTAGAAGTAATTAAAAAATATGCAGATCGCATTAAATATATTCATTTCAAAGATTATTATAATGGAGAATTTCTTCCTTTAGGAGAAGGACATCAAAAGTTTGATCAAATGATCCAAGTTCTGGATGAAATTGGATATGATGAATGGCTTACAGTAGAATTAGATAGCTATAATGATCCGAAAAAAGGAGCAGAAATCAGTTTTAACTTCTTATTAAGTTTTGAAACGGCAAATAAGTCTTAA
- a CDS encoding HTH domain-containing protein encodes MLVKKMLNGIMMKEITIKELADQYDVSTRTIQSKIKKLGYEWDSKESIYRYVGEESEPLDVDFSTLISKNSKMPA; translated from the coding sequence ATGCTGGTAAAAAAGATGTTAAATGGAATTATGATGAAAGAAATCACCATTAAAGAATTAGCTGATCAGTATGATGTAAGTACTCGTACCATTCAATCAAAGATTAAGAAACTAGGCTATGAATGGGACAGTAAGGAAAGTATTTATCGCTACGTTGGAGAAGAATCAGAACCTTTGGATGTTGATTTTAGTACTCTTATTTCTAAAAATAGTAAAATGCCAGCATAA
- a CDS encoding CBO0543 family protein encodes MGRKFEINLIKFLYLFGISSFIYLIKKPLAKEWLLVFFIKSYYASLVDNLIVKRGYVQYPTRFPRQVKTSVLFDYILFPITCVFYNQLTKDSRIIQCLLKVLYFSIPMTIAELWLEKNTRLIKYKNGWNWTTTFYSLSFSLLLVRFTMSVIRHIFNNEYDLS; translated from the coding sequence TTGGGTCGAAAATTTGAAATAAACCTTATAAAATTCCTTTATCTCTTTGGTATTAGTTCTTTTATATATTTAATAAAAAAACCACTTGCAAAGGAATGGCTCCTTGTTTTCTTTATAAAAAGTTACTATGCATCATTGGTCGATAATCTGATTGTAAAAAGAGGCTATGTTCAATATCCCACCCGATTTCCAAGACAAGTTAAAACAAGCGTGTTGTTTGATTACATACTTTTCCCAATTACTTGTGTCTTTTATAATCAACTAACTAAGGATTCCCGCATCATTCAGTGCCTTTTAAAAGTTCTGTATTTCAGTATACCTATGACTATTGCTGAGCTGTGGCTAGAAAAAAATACACGCCTTATTAAATATAAAAATGGATGGAATTGGACAACTACTTTTTATTCTCTCTCTTTTTCCTTATTATTGGTTAGATTTACAATGTCTGTTATAAGACATATTTTTAATAATGAGTACGATTTATCTTAG
- a CDS encoding sugar phosphate isomerase/epimerase family protein: MKLGVFTVLYQNLPFEEMLDKLCEMGVEAVELGTGNYPGNSHCNPDELLESPEKLKRFQAALTSRGLTISGLSCHGNLLHPNKMVAKKAHDVWRKTVLLAERLEVPVINGFSGCPGDHPGAKNPNWVTCSWPQEYTQILDWQWNEVVIPYWKEEVKFAESHGIHQIALEMHPGFVVYNPETLLKLREHAGPSIGANFDPSHLIWQGINPVEAIKKLGREEAIFHFHAKDTYLDQANISVNGVLDTKHYSDTLNRSWTFRSVGYGQNEKVWKDMVSALRAVGYDYVISIEHEDMLASLDEGLSKAISLLKGAQFKEQLTEMWWA, encoded by the coding sequence ATGAAATTAGGGGTGTTTACAGTTCTTTATCAAAACTTGCCTTTTGAAGAGATGCTGGACAAACTATGTGAAATGGGTGTAGAGGCCGTTGAATTGGGCACAGGCAATTATCCAGGAAACAGTCATTGTAATCCCGATGAATTACTAGAGAGCCCAGAGAAATTAAAAAGATTTCAAGCTGCCCTTACAAGTAGAGGACTTACAATAAGTGGTCTAAGTTGTCATGGCAATTTACTGCATCCAAATAAGATGGTTGCCAAAAAGGCTCATGACGTGTGGAGAAAAACAGTTTTATTAGCTGAACGTTTAGAAGTGCCGGTGATTAATGGATTTTCTGGGTGCCCAGGTGACCACCCAGGTGCCAAAAATCCGAACTGGGTAACCTGCTCTTGGCCACAGGAATATACACAAATCCTAGATTGGCAGTGGAATGAAGTAGTCATTCCTTACTGGAAAGAGGAAGTGAAATTTGCAGAGTCACACGGTATCCATCAAATTGCGCTTGAAATGCACCCGGGGTTTGTTGTGTATAACCCTGAAACTCTCTTGAAATTAAGAGAGCATGCTGGGCCAAGTATTGGAGCTAATTTTGATCCAAGCCATTTGATTTGGCAAGGGATTAATCCAGTAGAAGCCATTAAAAAACTTGGTCGAGAAGAGGCTATTTTTCATTTTCATGCAAAAGATACGTATTTGGATCAGGCAAACATTAGTGTTAATGGGGTATTAGATACAAAACATTACAGTGATACTTTGAATCGTTCGTGGACATTTAGATCCGTAGGATATGGGCAAAACGAAAAAGTATGGAAAGATATGGTGAGTGCGCTTCGTGCGGTAGGATATGACTATGTGATATCTATTGAGCATGAAGATATGCTAGCTTCGTTAGATGAAGGATTAAGTAAGGCCATCTCTTTATTAAAAGGCGCACAATTTAAAGAACAATTAACTGAAATGTGGTGGGCGTAA
- a CDS encoding MarR family winged helix-turn-helix transcriptional regulator translates to MDLHDLTSHLIHRTDVRAMNYFKKKLKPYGMTPVRWSIISVLDSHKGITQTELAEAIDKKQTTIVEMIYAMEEKGLIKRMYSERDRRLHYLFLTERGEELKKTLSPLVKDAHLFVTRQLSDEENTQLKTLLNKVYNGIQ, encoded by the coding sequence ATGGATTTACATGATTTAACTAGCCATCTTATTCATCGTACAGATGTAAGAGCAATGAATTATTTCAAGAAAAAACTCAAACCTTATGGCATGACTCCAGTACGATGGAGCATCATTAGTGTTCTAGACTCTCACAAAGGGATAACCCAAACAGAACTAGCAGAAGCAATTGATAAGAAACAAACAACTATTGTAGAAATGATTTATGCGATGGAGGAAAAAGGACTCATAAAAAGAATGTACAGTGAACGAGATCGTCGCTTACACTATCTATTTCTTACAGAAAGGGGAGAAGAGTTAAAGAAAACTCTTTCACCTTTAGTTAAAGACGCTCACCTCTTCGTCACGCGTCAATTAAGTGATGAAGAAAATACTCAACTAAAGACATTGTTAAACAAAGTATATAACGGCATACAATAA
- a CDS encoding SDR family NAD(P)-dependent oxidoreductase, whose product MPMNTKELRNIHALVTGASSGLGFSMAEALLQGGATVALASRGGTKLDQAVEKLKREGYPAVGIPLDVRSEQSVNNAVEWVKREWGKLDVLVNNAGIGMRTVNPRFLVEPQPFFKVTPEGFRDLIDINLTGYFLVARGFAPLMMEQGHGRMINISMNHETMKRKGFVPYGPSRAATESLSYIMAEDLKEYGIMVNMLLPGGATTTGMIPDEVRKEIESKFQLLDPKVMAEPIVFLASAAAEGITGERIIATDFQDWLLKRK is encoded by the coding sequence ATGCCAATGAATACAAAAGAGTTAAGAAATATCCATGCACTCGTAACAGGTGCTTCAAGCGGCCTAGGATTTTCCATGGCGGAGGCTTTGCTTCAAGGTGGCGCCACGGTGGCGTTAGCTTCTAGAGGTGGAACTAAATTGGATCAAGCAGTAGAGAAATTAAAGCGCGAGGGTTATCCTGCTGTTGGAATTCCTTTAGATGTTCGATCAGAACAATCCGTCAATAACGCGGTCGAATGGGTGAAAAGAGAATGGGGGAAACTCGATGTTCTCGTCAATAATGCGGGAATTGGGATGAGGACAGTAAACCCGCGTTTTTTAGTCGAGCCTCAGCCATTTTTCAAAGTAACACCAGAGGGGTTTCGAGATTTAATTGACATCAATCTCACAGGCTATTTTTTAGTAGCTCGAGGGTTTGCTCCTTTAATGATGGAACAAGGTCATGGGCGAATGATTAATATTTCTATGAACCATGAGACTATGAAAAGAAAGGGTTTTGTACCCTATGGACCATCGAGGGCAGCTACTGAATCACTCTCATATATAATGGCCGAAGATTTAAAGGAATATGGAATTATGGTGAATATGCTTTTACCGGGTGGTGCCACTACTACCGGGATGATTCCGGACGAAGTTCGAAAAGAGATTGAATCAAAATTCCAGCTATTAGATCCAAAGGTTATGGCCGAGCCGATTGTTTTTTTAGCCTCAGCTGCTGCAGAGGGAATCACAGGTGAAAGAATAATTGCCACCGATTTTCAAGACTGGCTTCTTAAAAGAAAATAA
- a CDS encoding CynX/NimT family MFS transporter has product MVNRNKLFLLALILAAFNLRPGLTSVSPVLHGITKDLGMSSTLASLLTSIPLVCFGFCSLFAGRLANRYQSEKMITLAITCIGIATFLRAFTNSSIYLLITALLIGAGIGVVSPLLSGFIKSHFPDKAASMISIYSTSMVVGASISIGLTTPLQHWFNHSWKNGLAFWSILALLAIPLWLVVIKQSRIPASNFSQKTKGSLPLKNKKAWLLTSFVGIVTLLFYCFAAWLPAIVEEKGWTPAFGGLAGTIAMIAQLPATLLLPSLLKVLPSRRFWITTFTLSIIISLSLLCFTNVTPIVSSICLGVGAGGLVSLSLLLPLDMASSPMEASTWSAMTQAIGYMIGAVGPFIIGFLHDYLGSFVPTLYLLIIIGFIAILLGWKITKSAKGKAEGLSVK; this is encoded by the coding sequence ATGGTCAATCGCAATAAATTGTTTCTACTTGCACTTATACTAGCTGCATTTAACCTTAGGCCGGGTCTAACTTCAGTTAGCCCAGTCTTGCATGGAATAACGAAGGATCTAGGTATGAGTTCTACTTTAGCTAGTTTGCTCACTTCCATTCCTTTGGTATGTTTTGGTTTTTGTTCGTTATTTGCTGGCCGTTTAGCAAATCGCTATCAATCAGAGAAGATGATTACTTTGGCTATAACTTGCATAGGTATTGCAACGTTTCTAAGGGCCTTTACAAATTCCTCAATTTACCTGTTAATAACAGCTTTATTAATTGGTGCAGGAATTGGCGTTGTAAGCCCTTTGCTTTCTGGTTTCATTAAAAGTCATTTTCCAGACAAGGCAGCATCGATGATAAGCATATACTCTACTTCAATGGTAGTGGGTGCATCTATTTCTATTGGGCTAACGACACCACTTCAACACTGGTTCAATCATTCATGGAAAAATGGATTAGCATTTTGGAGTATTCTTGCTCTACTCGCTATTCCACTTTGGCTTGTGGTAATAAAACAATCTCGTATTCCTGCGAGTAATTTTTCACAAAAGACGAAGGGTTCTTTACCATTAAAAAATAAAAAAGCCTGGCTATTAACTTCTTTTGTAGGGATTGTAACTCTTCTATTTTATTGTTTTGCAGCATGGCTACCAGCCATTGTAGAGGAAAAAGGGTGGACGCCAGCTTTTGGTGGTCTTGCAGGTACAATCGCTATGATTGCACAGCTACCAGCTACTCTTTTATTACCTAGTCTTTTAAAAGTGCTACCGAGCAGAAGGTTTTGGATTACAACCTTTACCTTAAGTATAATAATTAGTTTATCCCTTTTATGTTTTACAAACGTAACACCTATTGTTTCAAGTATATGTTTAGGGGTTGGTGCCGGTGGCCTTGTGTCGCTAAGTTTGTTGCTACCATTAGATATGGCATCTTCCCCTATGGAAGCAAGTACTTGGTCAGCAATGACTCAAGCAATTGGATATATGATCGGTGCAGTCGGCCCATTCATAATTGGATTTCTTCATGATTATCTAGGAAGTTTCGTTCCGACGTTATATCTTCTTATAATTATAGGATTCATTGCCATCTTATTAGGGTGGAAAATCACAAAATCAGCTAAGGGTAAAGCAGAGGGCCTATCTGTGAAATAA
- a CDS encoding MFS transporter, producing MNAISKREQNTKGLPSAMIWGYIATLIFMVGDGLEHGWLSPYLIEHGLTVQQSSTLFAAYGAILAIASYFSGVLTEAWGPRKVMIAGLVIWLVGQILFIEYGLKPHNYAVMLPTYAIRGFGYPLFCYSFLVWVTYRSPERILATAIGLFWAAWSGGLYVVGSYFPAYMIPKIGYIGLMWSAVVWVLIGGLIGVVVVKGQVHEREGNGKEKLKSLLSGLTICIEKPKIAIGGVVRIINSTGVGALPIFFPLYLSSEYGYSTEEWLQVWGTMWVANISFNLVIPYISDKWLGWRKTIMWIGSVGCGVMTLVMLYTPQMFGHNFWALTVVGIIFGIVLCGYVPLSALVSSLAPEKKGSAMAIVSFGAGMSYFIAPAIVGTFIGSMGVHGVMWIFAGLYFVSAILMIFMKLPGEKKQNKSSYSPEKQVG from the coding sequence ATGAATGCGATTTCAAAAAGAGAGCAAAACACCAAAGGTCTTCCATCAGCTATGATTTGGGGCTATATCGCAACTCTAATTTTTATGGTAGGAGATGGTCTCGAACATGGTTGGCTTTCACCATATCTTATTGAACATGGCTTAACCGTTCAACAATCTTCTACTCTCTTTGCAGCATACGGAGCTATATTAGCAATCGCCTCCTACTTTTCGGGTGTCCTTACAGAAGCATGGGGACCAAGAAAGGTTATGATAGCAGGCTTGGTTATCTGGTTAGTAGGTCAAATTCTTTTTATTGAATATGGTCTAAAACCGCATAATTATGCAGTTATGTTACCGACTTATGCTATTCGAGGATTTGGTTATCCTTTATTTTGCTATTCGTTTTTAGTTTGGGTTACGTATCGCAGTCCTGAACGTATTTTAGCTACGGCAATAGGGCTATTTTGGGCAGCATGGAGTGGCGGTCTTTATGTTGTTGGAAGTTATTTTCCAGCTTATATGATTCCGAAAATCGGATATATTGGATTAATGTGGAGTGCGGTCGTATGGGTGTTAATCGGTGGATTAATTGGAGTTGTTGTTGTAAAAGGCCAAGTACATGAACGTGAGGGTAATGGCAAGGAAAAATTGAAAAGTTTACTCAGTGGACTAACTATTTGTATTGAAAAGCCAAAAATCGCAATAGGCGGAGTTGTTCGTATAATAAACTCCACCGGCGTAGGTGCTCTTCCAATCTTTTTCCCTCTATACTTGTCCTCTGAATATGGATACAGTACAGAAGAATGGTTACAAGTATGGGGAACTATGTGGGTGGCCAATATCTCTTTTAACTTAGTCATTCCTTATATCAGTGACAAATGGTTAGGTTGGCGAAAGACAATTATGTGGATTGGCAGTGTCGGTTGCGGTGTAATGACTCTGGTTATGCTTTATACTCCTCAAATGTTCGGGCATAATTTCTGGGCATTAACTGTGGTAGGCATAATTTTTGGAATCGTTCTATGTGGTTATGTACCACTCTCTGCTCTAGTAAGTTCATTAGCACCCGAAAAGAAAGGCTCAGCTATGGCTATTGTAAGTTTTGGGGCTGGAATGTCTTACTTTATTGCACCTGCAATTGTAGGAACATTCATTGGTAGCATGGGTGTACACGGAGTCATGTGGATATTTGCTGGTTTGTATTTTGTTAGTGCTATTTTGATGATATTTATGAAATTACCAGGTGAAAAAAAACAAAACAAGAGCAGTTATTCACCTGAGAAACAAGTCGGTTGA
- a CDS encoding Gfo/Idh/MocA family protein — protein sequence MEKIKVGVIGTGFIGPTHIEAIRRLGFVEVVGLAEHGQEVAEQKAVELGIPKAYGDYRDMLKDSEIQVVHNCTPNHLHFQINKEIIQAGKHVLSEKPLAMSSEESAELLKLAKEHQVVHGVNFNYRQFPIVKQLETMIRNGELGKVNLVHGSYLQDWLLFETDFNWRLAPEVGGKSRAVADIGSHWCDTVQYVTGKKIVEVFADLATVIPIRKKSTSQGSTFGGQKGQEEAYEDVPINTEDYASVLVRFEDGVKGLFTVSQVSAGRKNRLSFEIACSQNSAFWNQEEPEKLWIGYRDQPNQTLLADPTLFNSEAKSSIHHPGGHNEGWPDALKNGLLNFYTFIREGKNPLSDKATFATFEDGHMSMCITDAILASHEQQKWMKVKVKQEVRA from the coding sequence ATGGAAAAAATAAAAGTTGGAGTTATTGGGACAGGGTTTATTGGACCTACTCATATTGAGGCTATCAGAAGACTCGGTTTTGTAGAAGTAGTTGGATTAGCAGAACATGGCCAGGAAGTAGCAGAACAAAAAGCGGTTGAACTTGGAATTCCGAAAGCTTATGGGGATTATCGTGACATGTTAAAAGACAGTGAGATTCAAGTTGTTCATAACTGTACACCTAATCACCTTCACTTTCAAATTAATAAAGAAATTATTCAAGCAGGCAAACATGTGTTATCGGAGAAACCATTAGCTATGTCTAGTGAAGAATCAGCCGAGCTATTGAAATTAGCTAAAGAGCACCAGGTCGTACATGGCGTAAACTTTAACTACCGCCAATTTCCGATTGTAAAACAATTAGAAACAATGATCAGAAACGGTGAGTTAGGGAAAGTCAACTTAGTGCACGGAAGTTATTTACAAGACTGGTTATTGTTCGAAACAGACTTTAATTGGCGTTTAGCTCCTGAAGTCGGAGGGAAATCACGAGCGGTAGCGGATATCGGTTCTCATTGGTGTGATACAGTTCAATATGTAACAGGTAAAAAAATCGTCGAAGTTTTTGCTGATTTAGCAACTGTTATACCAATAAGAAAAAAATCTACTTCTCAAGGATCTACTTTTGGGGGACAAAAAGGACAAGAAGAAGCATATGAAGATGTTCCGATTAACACAGAAGACTATGCATCTGTTCTTGTACGTTTTGAAGACGGGGTAAAAGGCTTATTTACTGTGTCTCAAGTAAGTGCAGGGCGAAAAAATAGACTAAGCTTCGAAATCGCTTGCAGTCAAAATTCTGCTTTTTGGAATCAAGAAGAACCAGAAAAGCTGTGGATTGGCTATCGAGATCAACCAAATCAAACTCTTCTTGCAGATCCTACTTTATTTAATTCTGAAGCAAAATCGTCCATTCATCATCCGGGGGGCCATAATGAAGGCTGGCCAGATGCATTAAAAAATGGATTGTTGAATTTCTATACCTTTATTCGAGAAGGTAAAAATCCTTTAAGTGATAAAGCGACTTTCGCGACATTTGAAGATGGACATATGTCCATGTGCATTACCGACGCCATTTTGGCAAGTCATGAACAACAAAAATGGATGAAAGTGAAGGTAAAGCAGGAGGTACGTGCATGA
- a CDS encoding L-dopachrome tautomerase-related protein, with product MKPMLPSEKYFGNLELVYAFYGAMPTGVTVSETGRIFICFPKWGDDVKFTVAEIVQDKLQSYPNLQTNLVNSENITMTFISVQSVVADGRGTLWILDTAAPNFSEPIKGGAKLVAVDLETNTIRKVYTFTEDVVLPTTYLNDVRFDFRVGKAGYAYITDSSSKGPGAIIVVDLSNGNAFRRLNGAKSTSPDPYFLPKVEGEILMNRNIDGSTSPFRLASDGIAISPDGKVLFFCPLTSRHLFSIPTEVLRNRTIPDKDLIYHVEYWGEKGASDGMITDAKGTVYAGDYENNSIRKIFPNGIMETIAHDPRILWPDTFSIGPDQYLYVIVNQLHRQPRFHYGKDLREKPYSLLRIKIDEFPAPTFSS from the coding sequence ATGAAACCTATGTTACCTAGTGAAAAATATTTCGGTAATTTAGAACTAGTTTATGCATTTTATGGGGCTATGCCTACAGGTGTTACTGTTTCAGAAACCGGTCGTATTTTCATTTGCTTTCCGAAATGGGGAGACGATGTTAAATTTACAGTGGCGGAAATTGTTCAAGATAAATTGCAGTCTTATCCCAATTTACAAACCAATTTGGTTAACTCCGAAAATATCACAATGACTTTCATCAGTGTCCAAAGTGTAGTCGCTGATGGAAGGGGAACGCTTTGGATATTAGATACAGCAGCACCCAATTTTTCTGAACCTATTAAGGGGGGAGCGAAATTAGTCGCTGTTGATTTAGAAACCAATACAATAAGAAAAGTATATACCTTTACAGAAGATGTTGTTCTACCTACAACTTATCTGAATGATGTCCGTTTTGATTTTCGTGTTGGAAAAGCAGGTTATGCCTATATAACAGATTCTTCTTCAAAAGGACCAGGAGCTATTATTGTCGTAGATTTATCAAATGGAAACGCGTTTAGACGGTTAAATGGAGCAAAATCAACTTCACCCGATCCCTATTTTTTACCGAAGGTAGAAGGTGAAATTTTGATGAATAGAAACATAGATGGCTCAACTTCCCCATTTAGATTGGCTTCTGATGGAATAGCGATTTCTCCCGATGGCAAAGTTTTATTTTTTTGTCCACTAACCAGTCGTCATCTTTTCTCGATTCCAACAGAAGTTCTAAGGAACCGAACTATACCAGATAAAGATTTAATTTATCATGTGGAGTATTGGGGAGAAAAAGGTGCTTCTGATGGAATGATCACCGATGCAAAGGGAACTGTTTATGCTGGAGATTACGAAAACAACAGTATTCGTAAGATATTTCCAAATGGCATAATGGAAACTATCGCACATGATCCGAGAATTTTGTGGCCGGATACTTTTTCAATCGGTCCGGATCAATATTTGTATGTCATTGTGAACCAATTACATCGACAGCCTAGATTTCATTATGGAAAAGACTTACGAGAGAAACCTTATAGTTTACTTCGTATCAAAATTGATGAATTTCCTGCTCCAACCTTTTCATCATAA